The proteins below are encoded in one region of Leptotrichia sp. oral taxon 218:
- the cbiG gene encoding cobalt-precorrin 5A hydrolase, with protein sequence MKTAVYCVSKNGYETCLKIRNNVYKNLHIYVSQRVANMLNLESENVENLFVINERVPILLEKTFDKYDLHIFVAATGAVVRIIEGKFKSKDTDPAVITVDDHANFVISLLSGHLGGANEECKKIANGIGAIPVITTASDVGGKIAVDTLSQKIKAKLESLDDAKRVTSLIVNGENVSIHLPKNIVENDKNCAGAIIVSNRKNIEISKIIPKNIILGIGCKRNTPKEKIIEKINYVMETQNLEMDSIKKAASAWVKSDEIGLLEAMTELNIPIEFFEKEKILEVEDLVEERSEFVKNQIGVYGVSEPCAYLASSRKGSFLVKKVKLEGITISIFEEEM encoded by the coding sequence ATGAAAACAGCAGTATATTGCGTAAGCAAAAACGGATACGAAACATGTTTAAAAATAAGAAACAATGTTTATAAAAATTTGCATATTTATGTGTCACAAAGAGTGGCAAATATGCTCAATCTTGAAAGTGAAAATGTGGAAAATTTATTTGTGATAAATGAGCGAGTGCCAATTTTATTAGAAAAGACATTTGATAAATATGATTTGCATATTTTCGTTGCGGCGACTGGAGCAGTTGTGAGAATTATTGAAGGGAAATTTAAAAGCAAGGACACAGATCCAGCTGTTATTACAGTTGATGACCACGCTAATTTTGTGATTTCATTGCTTTCAGGACATCTTGGCGGTGCAAATGAAGAATGTAAAAAAATTGCAAATGGAATCGGAGCAATCCCAGTAATTACAACAGCTTCTGACGTCGGTGGGAAAATTGCGGTTGACACATTGTCACAAAAAATTAAAGCAAAATTGGAAAGTTTGGACGATGCCAAGAGAGTGACTTCGCTTATCGTAAATGGAGAAAATGTGAGCATTCATTTGCCAAAAAATATCGTAGAAAACGACAAAAATTGTGCTGGAGCAATAATTGTCTCAAACAGAAAAAATATCGAAATTTCTAAAATTATTCCTAAAAATATCATTCTCGGAATCGGCTGTAAAAGAAATACGCCAAAAGAAAAAATTATCGAAAAAATAAATTATGTAATGGAAACTCAAAATTTAGAAATGGATTCGATAAAAAAAGCCGCATCCGCTTGGGTAAAATCTGATGAAATTGGACTTTTAGAAGCAATGACCGAATTAAATATTCCAATAGAATTTTTTGAAAAAGAAAAAATTTTGGAAGTAGAAGATTTAGTCGAAGAGCGTTCAGAATTTGTAAAAAATCAAATTGGAGTGTACGGCGTTTCCGAGCCTTGTGCATATTTAGCTTCGAGCAGAAAAGGTAGTTTTTTAGTAAAGAAAGTTAAGTTAGAAGGAATTACAATTTCAATTTTTGAAGAAGAAATGTAG
- the cobU gene encoding bifunctional adenosylcobinamide kinase/adenosylcobinamide-phosphate guanylyltransferase produces MAIIYVTGGAKSGKSKFAEDLLLSLNDGKQKNVYLATSVVFDEEMQKKVELHKTRRKNNWITVESYKNFSQSLEEVMNENKKNKKNNMLVDCLTNMISNIIFENEEIDWEKPEKNQLEKCDKNVEKEVQNLFEIFKNFENVVIVSNEVGMGLVPAYPLGRYFREIAGKMNQFVAEKADEAYFVVSGIPMKIK; encoded by the coding sequence ATGGCAATAATTTATGTGACAGGTGGAGCAAAAAGTGGGAAAAGTAAATTTGCGGAAGATTTACTTTTATCTTTGAATGATGGAAAGCAAAAAAATGTGTATCTTGCAACTTCGGTTGTCTTTGATGAAGAAATGCAAAAAAAAGTTGAATTGCATAAAACGAGAAGAAAAAATAATTGGATTACGGTTGAAAGTTATAAAAATTTTTCACAAAGTTTGGAAGAAGTAATGAATGAAAATAAAAAAAATAAAAAAAATAATATGCTTGTAGATTGTTTGACGAATATGATAAGCAATATTATTTTTGAAAATGAAGAAATAGATTGGGAAAAACCTGAAAAAAATCAATTGGAAAAATGTGATAAAAATGTGGAAAAGGAAGTTCAAAATTTGTTTGAAATTTTTAAAAATTTTGAAAATGTTGTAATTGTGTCAAATGAAGTGGGAATGGGCCTTGTTCCCGCTTATCCGCTTGGCAGATATTTTCGCGAAATTGCTGGAAAAATGAATCAGTTTGTTGCAGAAAAAGCTGATGAAGCGTATTTTGTAGTTTCAGGAATTCCGATGAAAATAAAGTAA
- a CDS encoding M48 family metallopeptidase has protein sequence MKKLIFAITIFLATSLGANAYTLRESVQETLSKRGIKQSIIDETSDFLLYSKGRMSIIPQKNEISSLINKAEKLLKKDKNNIQIKQYLISIYSIKGDTQSILKAKKLLEENLKEKDITDFESWSMSGFYYYQIGEKKKAQEYFDKIKEKYKDRPAVYKLIEIVLTDIDLLSKSKKFSDTVEDLATNEKDLEEIEKNSKKQVENLKIVEDFFQSEQNKREFGVVDELVYNFNFLLHASKINELMEENSKGSKGLDLKTREEIKNYYLKNIANNEKMTEDAIRYNIVPERTYLLIITMVTSIDEEEGKQFVNELEKTKLYKIIKELEK, from the coding sequence ATGAAAAAATTAATTTTTGCAATTACAATTTTTTTAGCAACAAGTTTAGGAGCAAATGCATACACGCTTAGGGAATCTGTTCAGGAAACGCTTTCAAAAAGGGGAATAAAACAAAGTATAATTGATGAAACATCAGACTTCTTGTTGTATTCAAAAGGTAGAATGTCGATTATTCCACAAAAAAATGAAATCAGTAGTTTGATTAATAAAGCAGAAAAGTTATTAAAAAAGGATAAAAATAATATTCAAATTAAACAATATTTGATTTCAATATATTCAATAAAAGGTGATACGCAAAGTATTTTAAAAGCTAAAAAGTTGCTTGAAGAAAATTTGAAAGAAAAAGATATTACCGATTTTGAATCTTGGAGCATGAGTGGATTTTATTATTATCAAATTGGGGAAAAGAAAAAAGCACAAGAATATTTTGATAAAATTAAGGAAAAATATAAGGACAGACCGGCTGTTTATAAATTGATAGAGATCGTTCTCACAGATATTGATTTATTGAGTAAAAGTAAAAAATTTAGTGATACTGTTGAGGATTTGGCAACAAATGAAAAGGATTTGGAAGAAATTGAAAAAAATTCTAAGAAGCAAGTTGAAAATCTTAAAATTGTAGAAGATTTTTTTCAATCTGAACAAAATAAAAGAGAATTTGGTGTTGTAGATGAACTTGTTTATAATTTTAATTTTTTGCTTCATGCTTCAAAAATTAATGAATTAATGGAAGAAAATTCAAAAGGATCAAAAGGACTTGATTTGAAAACTAGAGAAGAAATAAAAAATTATTATTTAAAAAATATTGCAAATAATGAAAAAATGACAGAAGATGCAATAAGATATAATATTGTACCAGAAAGGACATATTTGTTGATAATAACAATGGTAACTTCAATTGATGAAGAAGAAGGAAAACAATTTGTAAATGAACTAGAAAAAACTAAACTTTATAAAATAATAAAAGAACTAGAAAAATAA
- a CDS encoding NUDIX domain-containing protein → MITTLCYLEKDEKYLMLHRTKKKNDINKGKWLGIGGKLEAGETPEECLKREVQEETGYELNSYEFRGLVIFNYNDDEPLFMYLYTSSDFSGNQHECDEGNLKWIPKKEIFDLKLWEGDKIFLELLFKNTPFFYLTLNYENDNLLSSKLEFKEKYSCFEVFVPENYVEKIVENLQKYNLLTEGFYADVYSTIDGIGHWKTLEGGNPFDGEVGKSSVANEKIMKFRVKKEFCELAYYLIKEVHPYETPVINVFEMEV, encoded by the coding sequence GTGATTACAACATTATGTTATTTAGAAAAAGATGAAAAATATCTAATGCTACATAGAACTAAAAAGAAAAATGATATAAATAAAGGAAAATGGCTAGGAATTGGCGGGAAATTGGAAGCTGGGGAAACACCTGAAGAGTGCTTAAAAAGAGAAGTTCAAGAGGAAACTGGCTACGAATTGAATAGTTATGAATTTCGTGGACTTGTGATTTTTAATTACAACGATGATGAGCCGCTATTTATGTATCTTTACACAAGTTCGGATTTTTCAGGAAATCAGCATGAATGTGATGAAGGCAACTTAAAATGGATTCCCAAAAAAGAAATTTTTGATTTAAAATTGTGGGAAGGCGACAAAATATTTTTAGAATTATTATTTAAAAATACACCATTTTTTTATTTAACTTTAAATTATGAAAACGATAATTTATTGAGCTCAAAATTAGAATTTAAAGAAAAATATAGTTGTTTTGAAGTTTTTGTTCCAGAAAATTATGTGGAAAAAATTGTGGAAAACTTACAAAAATACAATCTTTTGACAGAAGGCTTTTATGCAGATGTCTATTCTACAATTGATGGAATTGGACATTGGAAAACTTTGGAAGGAGGGAATCCTTTTGATGGAGAAGTTGGAAAATCAAGTGTTGCTAATGAGAAAATTATGAAATTTAGAGTGAAAAAAGAATTTTGTGAGTTAGCGTATTATTTGATTAAGGAGGTTCATCCTTATGAAACGCCTGTGATTAATGTGTTTGAGATGGAAGTTTAA
- the cobJ gene encoding precorrin-3B C(17)-methyltransferase gives MNKNGKIYVVGIGPGKKGDMTFRAYEAMEKSDVIVGYKTYTDLVKEYYPNKEIVSSSMMKEVDRCTDVLKMAKDGKNVALISSGDAGVYGMAGIMLEIADDKIEVEVIPGVTATNAAAAITGAPVMHDYVTISLSNLLTDWELIKKRLELAAQGDFVVSIYNPKSRGRVTQIEEAQKIMLKYKPKMTPVAIVRNAGRENEKYVVTTLEEMTKHEIDMLTIMIIGNSNTYVKNGKIITPRGYSKKYEY, from the coding sequence ATGAATAAAAATGGAAAAATTTATGTAGTAGGAATTGGACCTGGGAAAAAAGGAGATATGACATTTAGAGCATATGAAGCGATGGAAAAAAGTGATGTTATTGTTGGGTATAAAACTTATACAGATTTGGTAAAAGAGTATTATCCCAATAAAGAAATTGTAAGTTCTTCGATGATGAAAGAAGTTGATAGATGTACTGATGTTTTGAAGATGGCAAAAGATGGGAAAAATGTGGCTCTTATCAGTAGTGGAGATGCTGGAGTTTATGGAATGGCTGGGATTATGTTAGAAATTGCGGATGACAAAATAGAAGTCGAAGTAATACCAGGAGTTACAGCTACAAATGCAGCTGCTGCAATAACGGGAGCTCCTGTTATGCACGATTATGTGACAATTAGCCTAAGTAATTTACTGACCGACTGGGAACTTATAAAAAAAAGATTGGAACTTGCAGCACAAGGGGATTTTGTTGTAAGTATCTACAATCCGAAAAGTCGAGGGAGAGTTACGCAAATTGAAGAAGCACAAAAGATTATGCTAAAGTATAAGCCAAAAATGACTCCAGTTGCGATAGTTAGAAATGCAGGAAGAGAAAATGAAAAATATGTTGTGACGACTTTAGAAGAGATGACAAAACATGAAATAGACATGCTCACAATTATGATAATTGGAAATTCAAATACTTATGTGAAAAATGGGAAGATTATAACTCCAAGAGGATATAGCAAAAAGTATGAATATTAA